A single region of the Lotus japonicus ecotype B-129 chromosome 4, LjGifu_v1.2 genome encodes:
- the LOC130714674 gene encoding protein WHAT'S THIS FACTOR 9, mitochondrial — protein sequence MFRWLFGTARNCGFLHGCQQEYIYQQKFSLVNIKLKWVKDRTLDAAVAGERDLKAAGILVSLIYSSSECCVPIYHLSRHRGQLGLPHDLKLSTFIRRYPNIFTESFFHDSGGTPVPCFGLSPEALKLHREEVSILEQNRLELRDRLCKLLMLTRDRILPLQTIDQLKWDLGLPYDYQHSFVPNHPERFSFVRLPDDRAGLKLLFWDDELAISELQKNISLQQNEEDIKNGSLAFPVSFTRGFGLKRKCMEWLKEWQKLPYTSPYTNASHLDPRTDVSEKRVVGVFHELLHLTLHKQTERKNVSNLRTPLALPQKFTKAFERHPGIFYISRKSDTQTVVLREAFNGRELMQKHPLVKIREEFASLLKKGLLDRSRGVYKKRIDANCVEGARKEVRITQNTSQLNSDDELDSMFSEYDSDDDPLHNPS from the coding sequence ATGTTTCGTTGGTTATTTGGAACTGCGAGAAATTGCGGGTTCCTTCATGGTTGTCAACAAGAATACATTTACCAGCAGAAGTTTAGTCTGGTGAACATAAAGTTGAAATGGGTGAAAGATAGGACACTGGATGCTGCTGTTGCTGGTGAGAGGGATCTTAAGGCAGCTGGAATCCTTGTTTCACTCATTTATTCTTCTTCTGAATGCTGCGTTCCCATATACCATCTTTCTCGACATCGCGGACAACTTGGTCTTCCCCATGACCTTAAGCTCTCCACTTTTATCAGAAGGTATCCTAATATTTTTACTGAGTCCTTTTTTCATGATAGTGGAGGCACTCCTGTCCCGTGTTTCGGCTTGAGTCCTGAAGCGTTGAAGCTCCACCGTGAGGAAGTCAGCATACTTGAGCAAAATCGGTTGGAACTCAGGGACAGGCTATGCAAATTGCTCATGCTCACAAGAGATAGGATCCTTCCACTGCAAACCATTGACCAGTTGAAATGGGACTTGGGTTTACCGTATGATTACCAGCATTCTTTTGTTCCGAATCACCCCGAAAGGTTCTCTTTCGTTCGGCTCCCTGATGATCGTGCTGGCTTGAAATTGTTATTTTGGGATGACGAGCTTGCCATCTCAGAGTTACAGAAGAATATTTCTCTGCAACAAAATGAAGAAGACATAAAAAACGGATCCTTAGCATTTCCAGTTAGTTTCACAAGGGGTTTTGGTTTGAAGAGAAAGTGCATGGAGTGGTTGAAAGAGTGGCAGAAACTTCCCTATACTTCGCCTTACACCAATGCATCGCATTTGGATCCTCGTACTGATGTATCTGAGAAGAGGGTCGTTGGAGTCTTTCATGAGCTCCTTCACCTCACACTTCATAAGCAAACCGAGCGTAAGAATGTTAGCAACTTACGTACACCCTTGGCCCTTCCTCAGAAGTTCACTAAAGCGTTCGAGCGTCATCCTGGTATTTTTTACATATCCAGGAAGAGTGACACCCAAACAGTTGTTCTAAGGGAGGCCTTCAATGGTCGGGAACTAATGCAGAAACATCCTCTTGTGAAAATTAGAGAGGAATTTGCAAGTCTACTGAAGAAAGGGCTACTCGATCGGAGTAGGGGCGTGTACAAAAAACGCATAGATGCTAATTGCGTGGAGGGAGCGAGAAAGGAAGTTCGCATCACTCAAAATACTAGCCAGCTTAATTCTGATGATGAATTAGATTCTATGTTTTCTGAATATGATTCAGATGATGACCCTCTACATAACCCTAGCTGA
- the LOC130710372 gene encoding DNA damage-binding protein 1a — MSIWNYVVTAHKPTNVTHSCVGNFTGPQDLNLIVAKCTRIEIHLLSPQGLQPMLDVPIYGRIATLELFRPHGETQDYLFVATERYKFCVLQWDPETSELVTRAMGDVSDRIGRPTDNGQIGIIDPDCRLIGLHLYDGLFKVIPFDNKGQLKEAFNIRLEELQVLDIKFLFGCSKPTIVVLYQDNKDARHVKTYEVALKDKDFVEGPWSQNNLDNGADLLIPVPSPLCGVLIIGEETIVYCSANAFKAIPIRPSITKAYGRVDPDGSRYLLGDHTGLLSLLVITHEKEKVTGLKIEPLGETSIASTLSYLDNAFVYIGSSYGDSQLIKLNVQPDAKGSYVDVLERYVNLGPIVDFCVVDLERQGQGQVVTCSGAYKDGSLRVVRNGIGINEQASVELQGIKGMWSLRSSTDDPFDTFLVVSFIRDTRILAMNIEDELEEIEIEGFCSLVQTLFCHDAVHNQLVQVTSSSVRLVSSTTRELRNEWHAPEGYSINVATANATQVLLATGGGHLVYLEIGDGILQEVKHAQLEYEVSCLDINPIGENPNQSHLAAVGMWTDISVRIFSLPDLNLITKEHLGGEIIPRSVLLCAFEGISYLLCALGDGHLLNFMLNTSSGELTDRKKVSLGTQPITLRTFSSKNTTHVFAASDRPTVIYSSNKKLLYSNVNLKEVSHMCPFNSAAIPDSLAIAKEGELTIGTIDDIQKLHIRTIPLGEHARRICHQEQSRTFAICSLKYNHTSAEESESHFVRLLDDQTFEFISTYPLDTYEYGCFIISCSFSDDNNVYYCVGTAYVLPEESEPTKGRILVFTVEDGKLQLIAEKETKGAVYCLNAFNGKLLAAINQKIQLYKWVLRDDGTHELQSECGHHGHILALYVQTRGDFIVVGDLMKSISLLIYKHEEGAIEERARDYNANWMSAVEILDDDVYLGTENSFNLFTVRKNSEGATDEERGRLEVIGEYHLGEFVNRFRHGSLVMRLPDSDVGQIPTVIFGTINGVIGVIASLPHEQYVFLEKLQSNLRKVIKGVGGLSHEQWRSFNNEKKTAEARNFLDGDLIESFLDLNRSKMDEVSKALDVSVEELCKRVEELTRLH; from the exons aTGAGTATATGGAACTACGTCGTCACAGCTCACAAACCCACCAACGTTACCCATTCTTGCGTCGGCAATTTCACCGGCCCTCAAGACCTCAATCTCATCGTCGC GAAATGCACCCGTATCGAGATTCATTTGCTCTCTCCTCAGGGCTTGCAG CCCATGTTAGATGTGCCCATTTATGGAAGAATTGCCACGCTTGAACTCTTTCGCCCTCAT GGTGAAACACAGGATTATCTGTTTGTTGCGACTGAAAGATACAAATTCTGTGTTCTTCAATGGGATCCCGAGACTTCTGAACTTGTTACAAG GGCTATGGGGGATGTTTCTGACCGTATAGGACGTCCCACAGATAATGGACAG ATTGGCATTATCGATCCTGATTGTAGGTTGATTGGACTCCATTTGTATGATGGCTTGTTTAAA GTTATTCCCTTCGACAATAAAGGACAACTCAAGGAAGCATTTAATATTAG GCTTGAGGAGCTCCAAGTTTTGGATATTAAATTTCTCTTTGGTTGTTCGAAGCCAACTATTGTGGTTCTTTACCAG GACAACAAAGATGCTCGTCATGTGAAAACGTATGAGGTTGCTCTGAAGGATAAAGATTTTGTTGAGGGCCCATGGTCCCAGAATAACCTTGATAATGGGGCTGATTTATTGATACCAGTTCCCTCTCCTCTTTGTGGTGTGCTTATTATTGGTGAAGAAACCATAGTATACTGTAGTGCCAATGCTTTCAAAGCTATTCCAATCAGACCT TCAATTACAAAAGCATACGGAAGAGTTGATCCTGATGGTTCTAGATATTTACTTGGTGACCATACTGGGTTGCTTAGTCTGCTTGTAATAACCCATGAGAAAGAAAA GGTTACAGGACTGAAAATTGAGCCCCTTGGGGAGACTTCCATTGCATCTACACTATCATACCTTGATAATGCATTTGTCTACATTGGTTCAAGTTATGGAGATTCTCAG CTTATAAAACTAAATGTACAGCCTGATGCAAAAGGCTCTTATGTGGATGTTTTGGAAAGGTATGTCAATTTGGGGCCAATTGTTGATTTCTGTGTGGTAGACCTTGAAAGGCAAGGCCAAGGTCAGGTTGTAACCTGCTCTGGAGCTTACAAGGATGGCTCTCTTCGTGTTGTCCGTAATGGAATAGGGATCAATGAACAG GCATCTGTAGAACTTCAAGGTATCAAAGGAATGTGGTCACTAAGATCCTCAACAGATGATCCTTTTGACACTTTTCTGGTTGTTAGTTTCATAAGAGATACGAGAATCTTagcaatgaacattgaggatGAGCTGGAAGAAATTGAGATTGAGGGATTCTGTTCTCTAGTACAGACATTGTTTTGCCATGATGCAGTTCACAATCAACTTGTACAA GTCACCTCAAGCTCTGTGAGACTGGTCAGTTCCACAACTAGGGAGCTCCGGAATGAATGGCATGCACCAGAAGGCTATTCAATAAATGTAGCTACTGCAAATGCTACCCAG GTTTTGTTGGCCACAGGAGGTGGGCATTTAGTTTACCTCGAAATTGGAGATGGCATACTacaggaagtaaagcacgccCAACTGGAGTATGAGGTCTCATGCCTAGACATAAATCCAATTGGTGAAAACCCCAATCAGAGTCATCTAGCAGCAGTTGGAATGTGGACTGACATAAGTGTTAGAATATTTTCTCTTCCTGACCTGAATCTCATCACAAAGGAGCATTTAGGAGGAGAGATAATACCTCGATCTGTTCTTCTTTGTGCGTTTGAAGGG ATATCTTACTTGCTATGTGCCCTTGGTGATGGTCATCTCTTAAACTTTATGTTGAACACAAGTTCTGGCGAGTTAACAGATAGGAAAAAGGTCTCTCTTGGGACACAACCTATTACACTGCGGACTTTCTCATCCAAGAATACTACCCATGTATTTGCCGCATCTGATCGGCCAACTGTGATTTATAGTAGTAACAAAAAATTACTGTATAGTAATGTGAATCTGAAGGAAGTGAGTCACATGTGCCCTTTCAACTCTGCTGCTATTCCTGACAG TTTGGCAATTGCAAAAGAAGGTGAGCTCACTATTGGCACCATTGATGACATTCAAAAACTTCATATTCGCACAATTCCACTGGGGGAGCATGCACGGCGTATCTGTCACCAGGAACAATCAAGGACTTTTGCTATTTGCAGTTTGAAATACAACCATACAAGTGCTGAAGAATCTGAAAGTCATTTTGTCCGCTTGTTAGATGACCAGACTTTTGAGTTCATATCAACTTATCCACTTGACACTTACGAGTATGGTTGCTTCATAATTAGCTGTTCCTTCTCAGATGATAATAACGTGTATTATTGCGTTGGAACAGCTTATGTATTGCCAGAGGAAAGTGAACCAACCAAG GGAAGAATTCTTGTTTTTACTGTTGAAGATGGAAAGCTACAACTAATTGCTGAGAAAGAGACAAAAGGAGCTGTTTACTGCTTGAATGCGTTCAATGGTAAATTGCTTGCTGCTATTAATCAAAAAATTCAGCTGTATAAATGGGTGCTCCGGGATGATGGCACCCATGAGTTACAGTCTGAATGCGGACACCATGGACACATCCTAGCTCTATATGTGCAAACTAGAGGAGATTTCATTGTAGTTGGTGATCTGATGAAATCAATTTCCTTGTTGATCTATAAG CATGAAGAAGGTGCTATTGAGGAGAGAGCTCGTGACTACAATGCAAATTGGATGTCAGCTGTTGAAATCCTTGATGATGACGTATACCTAGGTACGGAAAATAGTTTCAATCTCTTTACAGTTCGGAAAAATAGTGAAGGTGCTACTGATGAAGAGCGGGGTCGTCTTGAAGTGATTGGTGAGTATCACCTTGGGGAATTTGTCAATCGGTTCCGGCATGGCTCCCTTGTCATGCGCTTGCCGGATTCTGATGTCGGCCAGATTCCAACTGTTATTTTCGGCACCATTAATGGCGTTATCGGGGTAATTGCCTCTCTTCCTCATGAGCAGTATGTTTTCCTGGAGAAGCTCCAGTCAAATTTGAGGAAGGTGATTAAAGGCGTTGGAGGACTGAGCCATGAGCAATGGAGGTCATTTAACAATGAGAAGAAAACTGCGGAAGCCAGAAACTTTTTGGATGGGGATTTGATTGAATCGTTTCTTGATCTTAACCGCAGTAAGATGGATGAGGTTTCCAAGGCATTGGACGTTTCTGTAGAAGAGTTATGCAAGAGAGTGGAAGAGTTGACTAGGTTGCACTGA
- the LOC130709932 gene encoding glucan endo-1,3-beta-glucosidase 13-like — protein sequence MKKEIWFFLCLAFLACCLGMARGIVVQEKADAVIPVPTTPSPPEGNTTFIDGTTWCVALAGVSQADLQNALDWACGLGKADCTPIQKGGACYEPDTLVSHASFAFNNYYQTNGNSDIACNFGGTATLTKNNPTYGKCVYPSSGSMVSSAPPSLKKHNQSLVLSKLAAMLLLLLYFLM from the exons ATGAAGAAGGAAATCTGGTTTTTTCTGTGCCTGGCCTTTTTGGCATGCTGTCTTG GCATGGCAAGGGGAATAGTGGTGCAAGAGAAGGCAGATGCAGTAATCCCAGTGCCAACAACACCGTCACCACCAGAAGGCAACACTACATTCATTGATGGCACAACATGGTGTGTTGCACTTGCTGGAGTTTCCCAAGCTGACTTGCAGAATGCACTAGATTGGGCTTGTGGACTTGGAAAGGCAGACTGCACACCCATCCAAAAAGGTGGAGCATGTTATGAACCAGACACACTAGTTTCTCATGCATCCTTTGCTTTCAACAACTACTATCAGACAAATGGGAATTCTGATATTGCCTGCAATTTTGGTGGAACTGCTACTTTGACAAAAAATAACCCCA CCTATGGAAAATGTGTCTATCCTTCATCTGG GTCTATGGTTTCTTCTGCTCCACCATCACTGAAGAAGCACAACCAAAGCTTGGTCCTGTCGAAACTTGCTGCCATGCTACTACTGCTTTTATACTTTTTGATGTGA